Below is a genomic region from Miscanthus floridulus cultivar M001 chromosome 1, ASM1932011v1, whole genome shotgun sequence.
ATTGGTGAAGCTGACTGCAAATGTTTAACACAATCTCTTTCAGTAAAGCCAGACAAAGTAGCCCCAACATCGTCTATCTTCATTTTGTCAATAGTACTGCCATTGCCATTAACTTCAGAAGACAGACATGCTAATCTCTCCATCTCTAAGAAGTCATCCATGAGCTCCAACCTATTGGAGCTTTCTGTCGCGCTGCTCTTGGCCGCCTTCTCTTTTTTGAATTGAGAGAGCTCAGATACCAGAGTGTTGGCCCAAGATTCTGTACAACTTCCTTCATCATCTACCCCATCTTCAGACATGGAAGTCATGCTAGGTGGGTTGCTTCCATTTTGGCTCAATGCACCATCAAAGTGAATATCCATGTTTGGAGTTGATGGACTCTTATGTTGGTTTCCAGTCAACATTTGAACTTCCAAGCTTCGGAGCTTTCCTGCTGTCTTAGCATACATGCTTCTTGAAGATTGCAGCTCACTGTTTCTCTTTGTCAATGCCTCTTTAAGCATCTTGGTTTCTTCTTCCATTGTTAATAAACGAGCAGTCAGAAACTCATTCTCTCTCTGCATGTGTTGTATGTTCTCAATTGCATAATCAGGAACAGGAGACATAGGAGACATAGGCCGATGGAAACTAGAATTCTTTGCAGGGGATCGTCGTACTCTGTGGTCTCCATACTCTCTACCCAAGCTCTCCACCTCCATTTTCATCTGAGCTAGTGCAGCAGGGCCAGGTAACTTCTTTCGAACAAGGCTGCGCAATCTCTGGCATTCAGCTTCAAGTTTTGATATTTTCTTGACATCTTCCTGGTGTTGTTTAGTTGCTACATCAGCTGAGCGCACACTCATGTTCTTTTCTTCATTGCGGATTTCAAGCTCTTTGGAGACAACATGCAATTCATATTTTAGTGAATTTATCTCCCTTTCACCTGATTGGATTGTGCTTTTTAAGACTTCAATCTCGGCTTCGGCTTGAGCTTTTTCCTCATCAATTTTCATCAACAGTTCTGCCCGCTCTTGAAGTGATCTTGTGAGTGCATCATTCTCAGCACCAGCCCTTATGAGTTCCTGTTCAAATTCAAGTAATTTTGCTTCGAACTCGGCCTTTATCTTCTCCCACTGTTTGGTTTTTGCAAAGACTACATCATGTAGCTTCTGCTCACCTTCTTCCTTAACAGTCCTTACTTGCTTCATGCATTCTTTCAATGCACCATCCAGATGTGCACCTCTTTCTTCAGCTGCTAGCTTAGACAATGTAACAGTTTCTAGCTGAAGCTTCAGTGCGGAGGCCTCTGCTTCAGCTTTCTCCCAACCTAGCATGCCAAAACATAAATTATGTCACAAATACATTTAGTATAGTTATCTCATAAACTAAACTGTATATTATCTAGAGAAAGTTTGCCATATAAAAAAGAAGATTGTTACAACCTAACTTCCATCCAGAAGCCAGCCTATTTTTATAAATCATAACCCAATATCAGGCCAACTTACTAAATTATTCTATCCAAAAAAGGAAAACGACTAATATAAACATATTTCAAAAAGAAAATTAGTCATCTTATGTGTACCTGATACAGCTTCTTCAGCAACTTTTGCATGCTGCTTCACAAGAGCATCTTTAGTTGTGATCTCAGATTGTGCCGCAGAGAGTTTTTCATTCAAGACCTTCACATTTTCTTCTAAAACTTTTACTTTTTCCTCCGACTCAGTAAGATGTGCATATGTTTCAGGTGAAATTTGCATAAATTTTGGAGCTTTATCTTCCTGCAGAGAACAGAACTTGTTTTAGCAGAAGTATACTTTAAAGATATGCCAAAACTTATCAATCAGGTTACCATAATGCACAGGATTACTGCCCAACCAGCTTTTGATGTATAAAGGTGAAAAAAAAAACTGGCCAACTGATTCTAGCCATTGCCATGCCAAATGGTATGTGACACTTTACCACACCACCACGGTTTATGAAagaaaatgaagatagagagagagagaaagaaagaggtgAACAGATCAGATCAAGGGACATCTTGGCACAGGTTAGAAGGAACATGTTCAATTAGTCAAGACAATGTACCCTATTGCTGAAGGAAAACAAAAACGAACTAAAGAAACAAGGCTGCATGACCAACAACCAAGTGGCATCAGTTAACTCAGAACAGTCCCTTGTGCAATTGCACCTATCAAATCTTTCTTCTGGCATCCTTAGGTACCCTctacattccaaattgtaagtcgttctggcttttctagatacatagcttttacttacaatttgaaatggagggagtagaaaaTATAGGAGGTTAATACTATTATCTTATAATACGGAGACTTAGATCAATCTAACTCAATATTATACAAGAAATCTTGGCAAACCTGTTCTGCATGATTAGAATTCTGCAACGCATCTGCATTTGATGATTTATCAGATGATTTCTTCTTCCAAGGCCAGCTGCGTCGATCCATTGCTTGCAGAGTATCTAATAAGATGTGGTGAATATTTGTGATCAGCTACGAAACTGATAAATTGGGTATAGGTAGGAGAAAAACTCAAAAGTAAATGGAGTTAAACTGTTTAGTCATTAAATTTGACAACCATATAAAGCATATAAAATATAGACATCTCATGAAACCAACGTGTAATTCTAGAAAAATGAACTAACATGACCATTGTGACATTGCATACAGTTTTCCACACACAGTGCTAGTAGCATATGATGACAGGCAAATAAAAAAAAGTCAACCAAAAAACTATCTTCAAACCAACACCACAAGATAATCAGTACACTATCGACCTGAGATTAGTTAACCAAATTTACGAAAACAACATTGCATAACCCACATATTAAAGCCAGTATACTATATGCACCTTGTGCAGACCAGAAACATCAAAAGCAAGTGAAGCTAAGCTGTAGGACTAGAGGAACCGTGAAGACATTAGATAGGAAACTAACGTATGGCTCTAGCCTTCTGACAAATGAGCTAATGTGTTTTCTGCATGTCCATACAAAATACAGCCAGTCTGCCAGCAAGAACCCCAAACTGAATATAACTAGTAAAACACCGGTTGTTGGGCAAGTGCTACACGCGCTTAAGTTAATAATCACTCCACTATATATGGTTAGAAAAGAAAACCAATAATACGATCAACTACTCCAACCAGTCCCCAGTGTGGCCGCGTAGGGTTCATAGATCCAAACGTACCTCACCAGCTCAAGTATCTTAGggcgtgtttgggactgctccgctcCACGTTTTTCAGCTCCGCTCCACATTTTTTAGCCAAACGGTTTCAGCTCCACGCACTCTGCTCCAGGAAAAAtggtggagttgtgagagcacctaaaaaGGTACTCCACAAACTCCAATTTTTTGTAGAGCTGCTCCAcggtggagtttgtggagcagtcccaaacactcCCTTAACATTCCACTGGCAGGAGACGTACAGCTCCAATCATCGAAAGGCAGAAGCTTCTGCTACAGTAGAGTCACAGCTATATAGGGACAGAGCAGGGTCAGGGTCAGGCAGGccaaggcccagtttagttccccaagaattttgcaaaatttttcacattccccgtcacatcgaatctttggatgcatgcatgaagcattaaatataaataaaaaataaaactaattacacagtttagacgaaatccacgagacgaatcttttaagcctattagactatgattggacactaattgccaaataacaacgaaaacgctacagtgtccattttaccaaatttttttttttttgcatctaaacaaggcccaagagCATCGAATCCCTGCATAAAAGAGGAAACCAATCCTTCAAGCAAGAACGCGCGGTACAATCAGCACGCGTCGTTGCGGGCGGCCCCCACGCGAGGCCAAGTTGCAAGCACAGCACAGTGCACCCGATCCGATCACCGTCACGCCAGAACTAGGCCAGGGCATTGACGCGGGCAAGTAAGCGTATTGTCTTACTCATGTGTGCGCACGTACCAGAGCTTAATTGATGCGGTACGGTATCTTCTACTCAGGCCTTCCCCAATGCACCTTTTTTTTTTACCAGCCACAAGTGAAGCGTACTAtcggaaaaaaaaaagaagtagGTACTCTATATTTATCATATAATGGTATTTAATAGCTATGTATGCTTAGAGAAAGAAGGTGATCTATGCTAAAAAAGAATAGGGAGAGAAAATAAAGATGAGGTATGATGAAAGCAAAAAAAAATTCTGAACAATCTATAAGTAGCGATAGtttgcattatataaaaaaaagtagGTACTCTATATTTATCATATAGTTTGCAAAAAATATTTACTAGTATACGTGCATCATTTTATTTATATTAGAACCAACGAGAGCATTAGCCTCGGTCGGTGGTGCCCTGACCATATAAGGCCTGTTCGTTTCGGTCGTGGATTATAAGTGCTGCTGCTGGCTGATGATttggtgcgagagaaaaatatttgTTTTAGCTTATAATCCAGGATGGTATACGGGCGTTGGGCGCAGCTGAGAGCTGACAGGCTTCAGCGCGAACGGCAACTGAACCCGCAGGCAGGCCGCCCGGGCAAGAACCGCCCGGGCAAGACGGGCACCAAAGACGCCCGCCGAAGTAATTGCCGGCGTGGGGGTCGCACATGTTTATCCGGCAGAGAtgacctgaccggacgcctaCTGCTGCCCCCGCCACTTCTAGCAAAGTCTGCGTCCCCGGTGAAAGAACTGGTGGTTCCGGCCGTAAAGAAGGCGCGCGTGACGCGGCTTAAAAGCTCGGAGCTACTACTACCTCAAGCTCGATACAGACATTGATGGCAGTCTCCGCTCGGTGGATTTGGCTTTAACCAGATGCCCCGCTGCATCATTCATTGTCCTTGTGGTGTTCTTGTGGCGCGCCCTCTCCTCATCTCCGTCCTTTACTAATAATTGGCAGCAGCAGTTATCCCAGTGGGGTAGTGAAGCGGCCGAATTCTTGCACGGTCAGCAAAACTATAAAAGCAcggtaataaaaataaaaatcgaGTAGTGCGCGAAATGGGCTTCCTCTGATGGATTGGAATGTTCCATGTGTGAGGAGAGAGTGAGTTCATCAGAAGCAGACCAGCGTGGTAAGGGGAAAGCTGAAGCATAGAGGGAGGCAGGGAGCGCAGCACGACGACTTGCCGGAGCGCTACTATCCGTGTGGAACTGCCGCCGCGTGAGCGATCCTCGCTGCAACTGAGTTATGAGTTCAGTTCCGTCCAGAAAGGACAACGAAACACGAAGCGGAGAGCCCGGAGGGCGGAACCTCAACCAACAAAAATCAAAGCGAGCGGCGCGGTGGGGAAAAATATTCAGAAACTGTGaagaaattttgggtttaaacATTAAACTGTACAATAAAATTTCAGAGAGCGCGACATCCGGCATGAACAGAGGAACTCCGTATGCAGCAGGCTCTGCTATCGAAGCACATGATCAAAAAAAAATCCCGAACGAGACGTAGTAGAAATTGCTACACACATTGCGCAAACGAACGGGAAGAGCAATCACGCCATAGCAACGAACGGAAAATACAGGGAAAACACATCAAACAGGCTCATGGGGAAAGGAAGCGGGTGATTGCCTGGGGAGACGAGGGAGCGAGGCGGTCAGGAGGGGAGCCCCTGTGCGGAATGCAGATCCGGGGCGGGGCCGCGGGCGCCGGAATCCGCCGCGATTCCAGCGGGGGAGTTGGATCTGGCGCGCGGCTCCGATCGCCGCGAGGGGTGCCGGTGTCGGTGGCGTGCGTCGCTTGCCGAGCACACTTGCCTTCCAGCCAGTCACAGCGGCGCTGCTACCGCGTCGGCCGTGGTCCGGCTGGATTGGATTGGACTGGACTCCCTCGTCCCTCCCCACTGCCCACGGCCGCTTTTCCCCCCTCCGCACCTCGCCTCCCCTTTTGCTCCCGGGCCTTTTTTCCCTTTGGAATCTCGCCTCCTCCCGCCCGCTGCtaggctgctgctactgctagcgaGCGCTAGCGCCAGGCCAAAGCGAGTAGGGTGGTGGCGCCTCCCCGGCTCGGTGCGGCGCGGTGTGTGCTTGCAGCACTGCGGCTCGCCCGGTTTGGCAACGCGGACTCTCggctctgctgctgctgtatgagtggtggaggtggtgtgtttgggttttggttttggttttggtttgaaggagggagaggagaggtggGGGAATGGAGGTGCCGGTCCGGGTGCTTTTTGTTACGAGGGCGCTGCTGCCGCCACCGGTAGGTGGGCTCAAAAGCGGGGGCGAGCGATGCCGCAGCGTCCAGCGAGGGAGGAGACGGGAAGAAGGGGGGGGGAACGCAGCTCTGCACTCTGCAGCTCTCCTCCTCTGTCATCTCAGAGAGAGAAACATGTTAGTGCGTGATGGCAGCAGAGAATTACACGTCGGTCCAGTTCGTTCCGCTCAATAATTGTTCGTTGTTTTGAAAAATACTGTTAAAATAACGCTGAAGAACAGGGCCGATCACCTCAACGGAGGGAGGGAGAAACGACAGCGACAGAAACGTAACTTAAGAACAGTGATGAAATGTACGAGTTCTTCGATGCGCCGTTTGTTTCGGCTCCCGCGGCTCCTGCTTCTACTTAACACCGGCACTGTTTACTAAAGTCGTTTTTCTCGCTCTTTTTTTTGTCTCACTGTTTACAGAGCCGGCGGAGCTCGTTTTTCCGGCGCCCGTGGCTCTGGCTACAGTGTATGAACAGTGACAGAGCCGAAGTGCTGCCAAATAGACCCTACGATGTACTGTAAATACTGTATTCACGCTATATGCAATCATGTGCGATGGCACTCCTCTACCGGGGTAGTAGTAGTTCGGAATCATTTTGCCTACTCAAAGTCATACCAGTACTCTACCACTGGTACTAAATGAGTAAAATGGTCATAACTCACAACGTCACCACTTGGGTTTGTCTGCTAATGTGAGCTGTACGTACGTACCTGCTTCGTATACCTCTGTTAACACGTCTTTACTCAACGGCAGAATTCGTACTAATCTGATCTGATGGGTAGAACTCGCAAAAATGAGAAATAAAGCAACTAGTAAAGTAGGTTTACTGGCTTGCTAGTGATGGCTCAACAAAAATGAGAAATAAAGCATGTGTAATCTGATGCTGTTGAGTCGATGGGCTGGAGCCCGGCACCAACGCCGCCGCGTCCACAGCAACCGAGATGCGGAGCAGCAGGTCCCTCCCCCTCCGCATTGTCCACGCAAATCATGCGAGCAAACTGCCGCCCAAAACACGCCGCCTGATTCGATCACACGCGGTTAGCCTCTCCAGTCTCCACCGTCTAATCTTACCTGATGCATTAGAGCTCTgctagttttttgtttttcttttaaaaaagaagaaggaaggatcATTAGCACCAAATACCAGACAACAGCTCCGATCAAATCTGTAGGTGGAATACATACATTTGCGAGATTGATTTATGACACTTGTCCCTGGTCTATAGTATATATCCATATCATTCGTTCATTCCTATCTGCTACTAACAGCTCAACCGAgccatcttttcttataaaacctGGCAATCAAGACCAGTGTAACCAAGAAGAGCAGTCAGTTGGGACATCGCTAGCCTCCAAAGGTCTCGTTCAGCTTTTGAAAGTGCATTGGATGATGCACGGAACTCAGCTGAAAGGCGAATTGATGCATTGTTTGTCGCATCGCATCCGTCCTTGCTACCAGCACCAGTCCAGTTGTTTATCGATCTCAAAAGGAAAATCTTATTGCTGGTTTTCTGGGGCTGAATAAAAAAACTGGAGCAATACAAATCTGGTAGGTAGAACTCGCAACAGCTCACACCACCTACAAATACCTACTATATGGTCGTGAGCAGAAAGGCCCCCTACGGTGCGTAAGATCGAAAAGGATATGATATGTAGAGGAATGCTACGTCCGCTTGGCGATAAGAAATGGCTCAAAGTACTGTTAAttgatttatgtgagagaaaaatattgtttgttgactgaaaaaagtacggcttataagccaagcgaataggACGAAAGAAGCTTTGCAAAGGTGGAAATTACCACTACGCATGCTCATCACTCATGGGCGTTTCCAGCAAACAATGACAAGCAAAATTTTAGTCACCCAAACACTTCCTGATTTCTCTGTTCTGAAGAAACCATGACAGACAGGCGGCGATGATCTTTTCTCTTACGCAAACGCTAACAGCTCAATCAGGCGTGTCACTTGGTTGGTTCTCTTCCTTAGGAAACCAGCCAAAAGATTCCTCCAATTCCTGCAACGCCGTTGCGCTTTCCTACATTGACTGCCCCTGTTAACTGCTGGTTATTGCAATAAATAGACAGGCTTGGTTGTTTTCCACATGTGTGAAAGTAAACAAAGCTGAGCAGGCCGGTAGGTAGGGTGGGGATGCCGTGGAAAGGGGTAAGCTCGTTGTCGTTCAGATCATATCCAGCTCCTCCTGGCGCCGGAAAAGAGGACGGGATCCAAAGACACCAGCATGGTCTGTTCGGCAGgactaaaaaatactgttccgactgatggttgtgagaaaaaaatactgttgtaGCAGGACGTGAATAGTGATTATGTGAGAGGAAAAACAAGCCGACCGGCTGGCTTTAAGCCAGCCGAACACGCAAGCCCCTATTGTTCCACTAGCCTGGCTTCTAGTAGGTCTGTGCATGTGGCATCCACCCGTGGCATCCACCGGTAAACAATTTATTAAGCATATATGTTACTAGCACTTTATTATCAAattatagattaattaggtttaaaagattcgtctcataaattagtcgtaaattgtgtaattaattatttttagtctatatttaatactctatgtatgtgtcaaatattcgatgtgacaggatgTAAAGTTTTAGGTTATGAACTAAAAAGGGTTTGCTATGACCACAGGctcgttcgctggttggtttctgagctgataagctgtgctgatttgttataagagaaaaatattattggtCGTGGCTGAAATAACCAGTGCACAGGCTGGTACGCAAGCCGTGTCAGACAGCGAGTCCGTGGCATGTCATCGGCACGTCCCCATAAAATACTCGTGCAATCCATAATCTAATCAGAATCAGATCAGATGGTGAAAGGTAAGGAAAAGGAACTAGCGGTTGAAGCGAACGGCTACGCGCTAGTACTCCGATGATTTGCCGAGCTCGAGCACAACGTCCAAGCGGAAGCGACCAAATTTTGCTCTCAGTCAGTAGGTGGCACGTATTACAACCGGCTACAACAACGCCACTTGAGCTACCAAGTCAGCGAGGCGCTCACAATGAGGCAACCGGATTTAATACGAGCAGTGACGCGCAGGCGCAGACTCCTCGACTCACGAACCTGCGCCGTTGGACGGGGGAACCAACGGCTCCGATGCAAATGCAAGAGGGTGCCGTGCGCCCGCCCCGATGCCGAGCCGTTGCCCTTCGCCCGCAACGAATTCTGCCTCAAAAGCATGCGTGGCAATCTGCCATGGCATGCTGCGGTGCTGCCCGTGGGAACCAGAAGTCCAGAGCTGCACGAGGCCGAGGAGCACGGACATGGTGGCCGACTGGCCGTGACCAAAACTATTATGGCTGggggcatgcatgcatgtgtgggGCTGCGGCCAAAAGATTTGGCGCTGATTGGGCTGGAACCGCGGGTGTGTGCGTCTTTCTAGAGCCTGCCCAGATCCAATGGAGTGCTAGCACTCGATGGGAATGAGATGTTATCCTGTATTCCTGTCTGTGTCTGCCATGCCATGTGTGCTCTAGTCCTTGATTTGATCATAAGCCACCATGTTTGTTTTTAATGATCCGCTCTGTTTCTCTGCGTTGTGTAGTGGTAACAGGTATCACGTTCAGTTAACATCCTCAGGCACGGCATTTTGCTGTTGCACGGGCTGTTGTCCTACATTCGGAATAATTCTTCTTTTTCCGTGCGTCCTAAAAAGAAGATTGCGGGAAGGCCCAGGAAGGAGTTGTTTCGCACCGCCGCTGCGGACAGCTGTAAAGAACACCCGTAGTCAAGCTTCATTAAACCAAGTGATTACTAAAAGAACAGCCAAGGACAGGCTTTGACCGCAGGGCCAGCAGTTACAGCTTTTTTTTTTAATGGAGGGACACAACGCGCAGAGTGTGCAGCAGTGCACAGCTGCACCGCAGTAGCTCAAGGTTTTCAAACGGACATGAATGAATGTCTGCTGATGTCACCGCGGAGTAAATTATTTTGACATTTAGTAGTACCCTTTTTTGTGCATACATTTTTTTTGAAGAATTTGTGCGCACATTTttcaactatgccattttcccaACTACGGACTTCCTCGTCACTAGCAACCGGTTCATTTAGActggtttgacttataagtcatggttAAAAGAACGGTTGACTAGTttaatatgagagaaaaatagtattcgttggctgataagccagggcttataagccaaatacgaccaagcgaacataaTATAGAtctattttcttctttttctaaAACCATATCATCTCTATCAATATAGAAAATAAACATAATGTAACACATTAAATATACATCTAAATTAGCCACGTTTACCATACGTAGCATtattaaaaataaactaaaatataCACTGAACTATATTCATCTAAATTGCCAACATATTGACAAATAAATAACCATAAAGTGCGCCTATACATGTATTCCTCAATTGCCACTTTCGACCGCTACCAATAAAAACTAAGTTGATTAAACATACATGTTATATGCCACCGTGCAAACCAAATATATACATGTGTACATAACAGATAAAATGTATATTTCTACAGTTTGGCAATTGTGAAAAATGAGCCCTTAACGGATCACATGACAACAAAATTCACTTTAAACTAATATCACTACTGACAACAACTTATGTACTACTAAAAGGAAGAATTCTTTAATGACCTCTTAATCTCCTCCACTTGGGACTTGTCAAGAACTTCAAAAGTAGAAAACTTTTCCCAAAGCCAAAGGTAGTAAATAACACATAATAACATAAAAAAAGAATCTAAAAATTATCTTATCCTCCTTTTAAAAAAGAATAAGTCTTTCAGACCTTTTTTTACATTTTAAACTCATGTTCATGGTCTGTTTTATTCCCAATTGTTGCCcgaattataagttattttgactttttttagttcatctattttattatgtatctagacatattataatatctagatacatattaaaatggatgtaccaaaaaagtcaaatcgacttataatttggaacgggggAGTAAgttgttacaacaacaacaacaaagcatgtCAGGCCCAAGCAAGTTAgggtagactagagttgaaacctatCAAGAGTTCCTAGTCACAGTTTagacacttcaatagctgctttccaagcactcctattcaaacatagatctctaggtatatcctaaactttcaaatctctttttattgcctcctctcatgtcaatttcggtctaccTCTACCTCTTCTCACATTATTGgtttggcttaggactccacaatgcactggtgcctctgatgGTCTCCTTTGAATAtggtcaaaccacctcaaccgatgttggacaaaaTTTTCTTCAATTTGTGCTACCCCTAGGCGgttacgtatatcatcgttcctaacttggtccattcttgtgtgaccacaaatccatcgcaacatacataTTTTCTGTAACACTCGGTTGTTGAACATGACGAATCTTTGTAGgctaacattctgctccatacaacatagccggtctaatcgtcattctataaaacttgcattttagcttttgtggtacccttttgtcacaaagaatgccagaagcttgttgccacttgatccaccctactttgattctatggctaacgtctgcatcaatatctccatccctctgtaacATCGATCCTAGATaatgaaaggtatccttcttaggcgcTACTTAACCtttcaaactcacatctccctcttcCTGTACAGCTccgccaaagtcacatctcatgtattcggtttgaGTTCTGcttaatctaaaacctttagactcaagggtctaccGCCATAtttctagtttcctatttactctcgcctggctttcgtccactaacactacatcatcagcgaacaacatacaccaagggatatccccttgaatgttcctggtaacctcatccattaccaaagcAAAGAGGTACGGGctcaaggctgacccttgatgaagtcctatTTTAATTGGGAAGTAGGCTATGTTACCATCATTTGTTCAACACATTAGTCAcagcattgttgtacatgtccttgatgagggtcacataCTTTgctgggactttatgtttgtccaaagcccaccacataacatttcttggtatcttgtcataagccttctctaagtcaatgAAAACTATGTGTATGTCCTttttctgctctctaaaccgctacATAACTTGTACTATTAGGAAgattgcttctatggttgacctttcgggcatGGAACCAAATTGGTTTGGTGATATCTGCGTCATTCCTCGTAGGC
It encodes:
- the LOC136548821 gene encoding filament-like plant protein 4, with the translated sequence MDRRSWPWKKKSSDKSSNADALQNSNHAEQEDKAPKFMQISPETYAHLTESEEKVKVLEENVKVLNEKLSAAQSEITTKDALVKQHAKVAEEAVSGWEKAEAEASALKLQLETVTLSKLAAEERGAHLDGALKECMKQVRTVKEEGEQKLHDVVFAKTKQWEKIKAEFEAKLLEFEQELIRAGAENDALTRSLQERAELLMKIDEEKAQAEAEIEVLKSTIQSGEREINSLKYELHVVSKELEIRNEEKNMSVRSADVATKQHQEDVKKISKLEAECQRLRSLVRKKLPGPAALAQMKMEVESLGREYGDHRVRRSPAKNSSFHRPMSPMSPVPDYAIENIQHMQRENEFLTARLLTMEEETKMLKEALTKRNSELQSSRSMYAKTAGKLRSLEVQMLTGNQHKSPSTPNMDIHFDGALSQNGSNPPSMTSMSEDGVDDEGSCTESWANTLVSELSQFKKEKAAKSSATESSNRLELMDDFLEMERLACLSSEVNGNGSTIDKMKIDDVGATLSGFTERDCVKHLQSASPMSETPSNKQRLSEKSSLSKFQSRISSLLDSESPENNAGKVLDSTRNILKDIEDEADSVNASGTLSSESKCAMDQELKNAILKIQDFVKLLDQEVSKFQGQSSDCDGLCEKTQQFSALVDKVLSNDDVLNDIVMALSVILSETSQIKFTLLRDNSNEAETNNLDCVDKVTLLENKVVQPEPVKDNVSSLCPLLPHSSSDPEFEGPADAGFDVKTAVNVCLPEEYEQLKSEKTNLEGELAKCNEIIEETKVRLSDMEKNLEDLTSKLADSEKSNSLSETQLKCMAESYKSLESRKIELENEIEVLQSKIDALIAELSDERQSHQEDLVKYRDLEEKMERYEMERSSMLVDEDPDTKSKQEKEIAAAAEKLAECQETMLILGRQLQAMRPPAESLGSSPNGQRMEDFLQDAVGTTAGEYSQKPSGQPDTDQDMLRTGSVSPVNGYKTHMIPSDADGSPFVSPNSSKRPEHRSRSSSSSSFTNHPLPDKQSRGFSRFFAKTKE